Sequence from the Drosophila ananassae strain 14024-0371.13 chromosome Y unlocalized genomic scaffold, ASM1763931v2 tig00000221, whole genome shotgun sequence genome:
GCATATACAGTCGAACCAAAAATCTTCAGATATTTTAACATTGTCTTTTTGTTATGCCACATCTCAAATGGTGTTGTTTATCTTTCTGTTTCCCCTTTCTGTGGGGATCTGTTAATTAAATAGGTTGATGTTAAAACAGCCTCAccccaaaaatgtttattaagttTAGCACCATTGATCATAGTTCGAGCCTTTTCGGTGATAGTTCGTATCATCCGTTCTGATTCACCATTCAACTCTGGAGTATGAGGAACCGTTAAATGATAGCTGATGCCTTTTTCAACACAGAAACCACGCATTTCACCAGAAAGATATTCCCTTCCATTCCTCTTCGCTACAAAATCCTTGAAACAGAAAAGCACATCCGACTTATAAGTTATTAAATAGGTTACACAGTAAGGTGTATACTGATCAATAAAAACTACATAGTAGTTCTTATTATCAATGGTAGTGGGTGTTATTGGGCCACAAACATCGGAATGGACAACAAACAAAGGTCGTGtaatattttccttatttttaaatttttgaaactttaatcTAGATTGCTTGCCATTTATAAAAGTCTCGCGTTATTCATGATTTAAAtcaatatttcttaaaatattagtatcTGGAAAAAGACTACTTCgctttatttctaaaaattttcctaCGCTTATGTGACCTAATCTTTCATGCCATAATCGATACTCAGcactatttgaaattttagacTTGGACCCAAATTTGATTAGATTAATTTGATTAGAGATTGACGCTGCCAAGCTCGACATCTGATTTTCTAAGGCCCCTGCTGTTATTTGGTATACCCGCTTCGCGTATGGTTCGCCCTTTCGTGATTCTGCATGGTATTCCGAGCTACCCTGGGAATGGTGGTGGCAACTCGCTTATTTCGAGAGCCCTGCCTGGTCTGAGGACTTGTACGCGGAACGGTGCCTGTACGCGGACTATTGTCAGACGATGGCACTACCTCGATCAACTGTCGGGCCTCACCTGCTTCAGGATTCTCTAATTCGCTTCTACTACATGCTCTTCTGCAGAGTGGACAAGTGGCGTTGGTTTCAAGCCAAGTTGTGAGACACCTCAAATGGAATTGATGCCTACATGTGGTTATTGTCCATTCTGCTTCCTCATTAGCTTCATTGCAAATGGTGCAAGTATGAGATTCCCTGGGCTGTGACAATGCAGGGATATTTTCGAGACTTCGTCTAACCGCCATGACATTGaacgattattataattgttacATTAAATTTGCTTTAATGTAAAATTACTACTGGAGTTAcgtaattaaaatatatatgtatgggtACTGTTGATCGATAAAGGTAAATTATCAATTTTCATTATcaaattattatacccttgcagagggtattataattttggtcaaaagtgtgcaacgcagtgaaggagacacctCCGACCctgtaaagtatatatattcttgatcaggatcacctcctgagtcgatataagcatatccgtctgtctgtttctacgctgtttctgtttctagtaccaagtcccatctttctaacttaaaaaacaccaaagttatgccaattccgatcgttctatgacagctataggatgtagtcggccgatcctcttgaaattttatacataagatattttggtcaaatataaaatgtgtggaaagtcccaaccctctaacttaaaaaacacaaagttatggcatttccgatcaatcagttatatggcagctataggatatagtcgaccgatcccggccgttccgacttatatactacttGCAAgggaaaaaaggatgtgtgcaaagtttcgactcgatagctccaaaactgagagactagtttgcgtagaaaccgacagacagacagacagacagacagacagacggacagacggacatgctcatatcgactcaggaggtgatcctgatcaagaatatatcttgatcaggatcctttatagggtcggacctttatagggtcggagatgtctccttcactgcgttgcaaaccaaaattataataccagGTATaaatctgcaagggtataaaaaaaaaagcctaatcaaaaaaaaaaagaaattaaagaattGACTTTggatgaagaaaaaaaaaatactattcgGGGTAAGAAAAGGTTAAAGGAAAGGGCATtgcgaacaaaaaaaaaacaaattccttGGCTAAGATCGATGTTTGAGGTGGCTAACTGTTGTTAAACTGCATAGATGGCGAGATTCCTCCCGGTGCCCAAACAAAAGATCTAGTACAAATTCATTTTAGTTAACGTTATAATTCAGGAAAAtctcttataaaataaattaacatatGGGGTTTGCATTAACCataaaaaagatattttcgatgataattaatattaatatggcCGTAATTATAACAATTCAatagtaaagataataataatttaagataATAATTCAGGTTTGGTGcttaaaaaagtaattttttaaatgggaTTGCTTAGAATTAATAATTCAAGacttttcaacaaaaaatgatTTCGCATTTCACCAGAAAGATATTCCCTTCCATTCCTCTTCGCTACAAAGTCCTTGAAACAGAAAAGCACATCCGACTTATAAGTTATTAAATAGGTTACACAGTCAGGTGTATACTGATCAATAAAAACTACATAGTAGTTCTTATTATCAATGGTAGTGGGTGTTATTGGGCCACAAACATCGGAATGGACAACAAACAAAGGTCGTGtaatattttccttatttttaaatttttgaaactttaatcTAGATTGCTTGCCATTTATACAAGTCTCGCATAATTCATGATTTAGAtcaatatttcttaaaatattagtatcTTCAAAAAGACTATTTCtctttatttctaaaaattttcctaCGCCTATGTGACCTAATTTTTCATGCCATAATCGATATTCAGCACTATTTGAAATTTCAGACTTGGACCCGAATTTAAATTTGCCATTGTGGCACTTATTTGATTAGAGATTGACGCTGCCAAGCTCGACATCTGATTTTCTAAGGCCCCTGCTATTATTTGGTATACCCGCTCTTCTGAGACGCCGTTGCCAGCCGAAGAACTTCGCATATGGTTCGCCCTTTCGTGATTCTGCATGGTATTCCGAGTTGCCCTGGGAATGGTGGTGGCAACTCGCTTATTACGAGAGCCCTGCCTGGTCTGAGGACTTGTACGCGGAACGGTGCCTGTACGCGGACTATTGCCAGACGATGGCACTACCTCGATCAACTGTCGGGCCTCACCTGTTTCAGGATTCTCTAATTCGCTTTTACTACATGCTCTTCTGCAGAGTGGACAAGTGGCGTTGGTTTCAAGCCAAGTTGTGAGACATCTCAAATGGAATTGATGCCTACTTGTGGTTATTGTCCATTCTGCTTCCTCATTAGCTTCATTGCAAATGGTGCAAGTATGAGATTCCCTGGGCTGTGACAATGCAGGGATATTTTCGAGACTTCGTCTAACCGCCATGACATTGaacgattattataattgttacATTAAATTTGCTTAATAATTTTAGTGGGGTAATGGATGTTTTGTTACgtaatgaaaatatatatgtatgggtACTGTCGATCGATAAAGGTAAATTATCAATTTTCATTCTcaaattattatacccttgcagagggtattataattttggtcaaaagtgtgcaacgcagtgaaggagacatctccgaccctgtaaagtatatatattcttgatcaggatcacctcctgagtcgatataagcatgtccgtctgtccgtctgtctgtttctacgcaaactagtctctcagttttagagccatcgagttgaaactttgcacacatccttcttttgtttgcaggcagtatataagtcggaacggccgggatcggcggactatatcctatatctgtcaaagaacgatcggaattggcataactttgttgatttttaagtaagaaggatgggacttggtacagattccatttttgaaaaaataatctgaATTGCCGAATTttttaaggatcggccaactatatcctataggccatatgactgaacgatcggaaatggcacaactttaactgtaagggtatatcaacttcggctccgcccgaagttagctttgctttcttggtatttataaatttgaattgaGACTTATCCTTCAGAACGCGGGCCATAAGTTAAAAGcctatttattatattttattcttccTAGCCAAGgaactaaaattatttatttaatttcaaatgtcTTATTTGGAGAGGGAAAAGCTCCGTTCGCCCAAAGCTTGTACCATCTCAAtccaaaaatgaccaaaagattctaaaaaaatttaaattaagttcTTCCTTAAAGAGTAATCCGCTTCCAGCTTacgaaaacacaaaaaaatctCGATTCAAgtagaaatataaaaataaaaccggAATGTAAAATTACTACTGGAGTTTCGCTTGTTTTTGAAGAGGAACAGACTTGCGAAGCCTGAGCAATCTCAATTAAAACAAGacaggaaagctaacttcgggcggagccgaagttgatatacccttgcagttgagtcgcagtctgctaggtggcgccacgcattttatattattagatatatagcggatcgtatatagtcggtcgatacttatgaaatttggcatattgaattattttgcccaaagagtaatctgtaccaagtcccatctttcttactttaaaaacaccaaagttatgccaattccgatcgttctatgacagctataggatatagtcggccgatccttatgaaattttatacataagatattttggtcaaatataaaatgtgtggaaagtcccaaccctctaacttaaaaaacacaaagttatggcatataggatatagtcgaccgatcccggccgttccgacttatatactacttGCAAgggaaaaaaggatgtgtgcaaagtttcgactcgatagctccaaaactgagagactagtttgcgtagaaaccacaggcagacagacagacagacacacagacagacacacagacagacagacagatagacagacagacagacggacatgctcatatcgactcaggaggtgatcctgatcaagaatatatcttgatcaggatcctTCATAGGGTCGGACccttatagggtcggagatgtctccttcactgcgttgcacacttttgaccaaaattataataccggGTATaaatctgcaagggtataaaaaaaagcctaatcaaaaaaaaagaaattaaagaattGACTTTggatgaagaaaaaaaaaaaatactattcgGGGTAAGAAAAGGTTAAAGGAAAGggcattgccaaaaaaaaaaaaacaaattccgtGGCAAAGATCGATGTTTGAGGTGGCTAACTGTGGTTAAACTGCATAGATGGCGAGATTCCTTCCGGTGCCCAAACAAAAGATCTAGTACAAATTCATTTTAGTTAACGTTATAATTCAGGAAAAtctcttataaaataaattaacatatGCATTAACCataaaaaagatattttcgatgataattaatattaatatggcCGTAATTATAACAATTCAatagtaaagataataataattaaataattaaaaataattaactaaagataataattcagGTTTGGTGcttaaaaaagtaattttttaaatgggattgcttagaaataataattcaagacttttcaacaaaaaatgatataaaaaattgataattatggatttttaggtttttttttttttcatttggtaaacgtatttgaaattttgaatttgaagCTATACGTTTGAAGGGTATTTGAAATTGCTGTGTTTTTGTCCTCTCTCGCGGGGATATTTAATAATGTATTTACGtgttatttgtaatttttttatataaaaaaaattcataaaaaaaatccaagactCCACAGGCAGAGGGGTTGATGTTACCGGCGGAATTTCTGTTTCCTATATTCCCTGAAGcttggtggtggtgctggtgcttaCGTTGGATGGATGCCGGGGTTAGGCCAGGTGGTGCCTCCAAATCCACTGGCATCGAGGGTCATCCAGCAACAAAAATCCGCTAAACGGGAAAATAAACACTAAGCCAAAGCAGAGAATGGCATGGAGCTTAATATTTTCTCacacaataatttttttcttctagGTTAGGTCACTGGTCTAATAATTTTTATGCACAAATTCAATGATCTGCCCGCAGCGAGATTCAGAAGAAAAGTGAAATCAGGTGGCAGATACAAAATGCCTCTTTTGGTTGTCACTTTTTGCCAGGTGCCTACGTGGGTGGGTGAATTCCCAAAGGGGAGCAGCTGTGGTGGGGGGTGAATGTCagttggggtcagctgagcctatcgatatttttaagcTGCATTGGGTCCAAGGGGTAAATTAGACCATATGTTTTTCGTTTCGTGCGCTGGTTTGAGGTTACTcgttttttgcagtgccaaaatttggtggcaggaaattgccgaaccaatttgtcctgtatcATTGCTAGCGTGCGCCAATCGCAATGAATGGCGTTTACGCCCTTAGGAACTATTATGTCCGCGAGCTCTTCCAGCGCCACCTATCGGGCGGTAGCCGTTGCAAGTGGCAACATTATAATCTATAGTTTTTCGGCAATCTGCAAGACTGCATTTGCGTTAACGTTAAGTCTCCCACTAATCCCAGCTCTAGCGCCGGCAGGAAGCTACTGCTAAACGCACCATGCTTTCTTTCCCAAACCGCATCTTGACCTGAAAGGTTGATTAAAAAGTAGCTGTTCAAGGCTGTCCAAGAAGGAAGAGAGAAGTTGGATCCGCTTAAGTCGCAATCCGATCTTGCCCCGTGTTGATGAACGGTCActgtaaaactaaaaaactgcattaattaacaattcgatttggaaactgggcacacaagaagtttatgtagagaagaagaaggaactAGAAGTGGTCGATTGCAAGTTCGGCGTGTGagttttttgctttgctttgttagacagatggcgaaatcaagcgattgagccagcacttatatttcaataaataaaattaatcatCACAAGGAAGTTTGGTCCTTCAGAGCCAGATTCGTTATTGTTAGTAAAGTAAAGCACCATTGCGATGGAACAACTCAAACGGCTAAAGGGAGTGAGGGGCCGTCTCAAATCCAGCCTCACCAAACTGCTACACACAGCagaaaactcttccgcatcaaTCGGCGTTGACGCCGTGGAGGTACTGCTAGTCAGGCTCGACAAGGTTTGGAATGATTTCGAACTTGCCGGAGATGATCTGAGCGTGCTTGACGACGTCGAGGGCTGGGTTGATCCTGCGGATGACTACGACGAGTATGAGGCGAAGTACACAAAAGCCCGTGCGCTTTTGTTTTCCCTCAAGCGCTCACAGGAGCCGACAACACCAACAAGACATGCAGAAGGAGATTCAATAGACATTCCGACAACGACGCTATTTCTCGCTtagtgcagcaacaacaagagttTTTCGAACGCCTAGGAGCAACTTCAACACCAACCCAGGCTGACGCCGCGGCGCCAGTAAGGGAGACAGAATTACCGAAAATACACATAAAACCGTTTGGTGGCATTTACAAGGAGTGGCCAGCCTTCAAAGCACTGTACATAAGCACTGTACATAGCAAGCAACATCTGGGTAAGATACAAAAGTACCACTATCTAAAATCGTTCCTCGTGGACGAGGCTGCAAGTTTGGTACGCCATTTGCCGATTTCTGAGACGGCATATGACAACGCTTGGGAACGCCTCAACGAGAGATACGATCGACCACGGCAAATTATTCACAACCTGTTGGACACCTTTATGGAGCTACCATCGACTAACAATGGAGAGGTATCCATATTGCGTAGCATATCAGATGGTGCAAATGAGGTCATCCGTGCATTGGACTCAATTGGCCATATGGACCGAGACTGCTGGGTTATCCATTTATTGCTGAACAAAATCGATCCAGAGTCACGCCGCAAATGGGTAGATGCAAGCCGTGCTTCAAATTCACCAAAAGTCGAAGAGTTCTTCAAGTTCCTGGATGCACGATGTGAAGAATTTGAGCTGTGTCAAAGCGATCCTGTACCGAGACAGGGTGGTAACAACAAGAAGACAAGCAGAGCCATGGTAACTGCTGCGCTGACAAAATGCGTGAATTGTAATGCGGATGGGCATCAACTGTCTAAGTGTCCTCAATTCATTGGTTTGTCTATCGACCAACGCCGTTCTTTTGTAAGGCACAAATCTCTCTGCTTTAACTGTCTCAAACCAGGTCACAGGTCATCAAACTGTAGCTCAAAGTACAACTGTCAGCAGTGTGGCAGCAGAcaccacacactcatacacacgcATGCTATGCAGACCAACGAGGGTCAAATCACATCCACGTCTTCAAGCGATCACAAGGATCCAGATACGACATCGGTGACTGCGAGTCACATGTCACAGGCACTACTCACGCCAACCCTATTGTCACATGGGCAAGTAGGACGAACATGTACTTTGCTAACTGCATTGGTACACATCCGCAACTCTCAAGGCACATACACAAACTGCCGGGTGCTACTCGACACGGGCTCGGAGTTATCATATGTATCGGAACGCTGTATTAAGGCACTGGGCCTTAGTCGGGTTCCTGGCCGGATTCTCATTTCCGGCATTTCTTCAAACAAGGCCGATACCACGAGGGGATTCAGCACACTCACGATCAAGTCTCGAGTTTCTGATCACTCGCTACAAGTAAAAGCTCATATTCTAGGAAAAATCACATCTACGCTGGCAAGGGAAAACATTGATGCATCTGCGCTTGAGATCTTCAATGGGATTCCGCTTGCAGACACGGAATTCAACTCGGCATCGCCTATAGACGTTCTACTAGGCACCGATTCTGTATGGGCTATTTTAACCGGCAACAGGAAGCTGGATGCGCAAGGCAACATAATAGCTATTTCAACAATCTTTGGATGGGTTATCACATCGATTGCGTATCAAAATCCATCAATCACCACGTCATTTTTGTCTACAGTCGATATCCATGCTActctacaaaggttttgggaaatcgaggACTCACAAATCACCACTCACCATGATCCTGAAAATGTTAAGGTTGGAGAGCATTTTCAAACCACGCACTCACGCTACTCCAAGGGAAGATACACCGTAGAGCTTCCATTCAAGGATGCAGATCCACAATTCACTCTGCAGGGAGCAACCCAACGCTTTGCTTCTGTGGAGCGCCGTCTACATAGAGACGCAGATTTGCACTCACGGTATGTAAAATTCATGCAAGAGTATATTTCTCTAGGCCACATGCGCCAAATGAACCCTGACGAAATTCTCACCAACGATGGAAGGGTATTCTACATGCCACATCACCCGGTACTTGGAAAGAAACTACGAGTAGTTTTTGACGGTTCATTCCAAGATTCTTCTGGTCAATCTTTAAACGACACCCTGAACGTTGGGCCGAGCATTCAACGAAACCTGTTCGATGTATGCGTACGCTTTCGCCTACATAAATACGTTTTTACTGCGGACATCATCAAGATGTTCAGACAAATTTGGATCAACAAGCATCACCGCAACTATCAACGTATCGTTTGGAGAGAACATCCTTCAGCTCCGCTTCTACATTACCAACTCTGCACTGTAACCTATGGCACTGCGTGTGCACCATTTCTGGCTGTACGGGTTCTTGAGCAACTGGCCAGAGACTACCAACATTTGTATCCAACTGCTGCGCGCATTCTTCTTGAAGATTTCTACGTTGACGACGTTTTAACAGGAGCTGACACCGAGGAAAAGCTTCTACAATACAAACAAGAACTTATTCAACTAATGTCATGTGCTCAACTCGAGCTTGGAAAATGGATTTCCAACAGCAACCGCGTTGTCGACCCTGAGACAACAATCACAAACAATACATCATACAGTCCACTCGAAACTACGAACAAGGTTTTGGGAATTCATTGGCAACCGCACACGGACACATTGGCATACAAGGTATCTTTGCCCAGCGAGGGAAAGATTACAAAACGGCAAGTTTTATCAGACGTGTCTCGCATTTTCGACCCACTTGGATTGCTGGCTCCAGTGGttattcaattcaaaatcctgTTCCAAGAACTTTGGGTTCTCAACTTAGACTGGGACAGCCCGCTACCGCTCAGCCTGGAAGATTGGTATCTCAAATGCAAGAACGATATCAACACGCTCAATGAACTTGAGGTTCCACGCTACATTGGCAACTCTACTGACACAATTGAATTGCACGCCTTCTCGGACGCATCTATAAAAGCctacgccgctgccgtttacAGTAGAGTCACTCTCCCTGATGGTAACATACAGGTTACTCTTATTGCTGCAAAGACTCGTGTTGCACCGCTCAAAACACAATCACTTCCACGCCTGGAATTGTGCGGCGCACTGCTACTAAGTCGACTCATCAACTCAGTCAAAGCTGCACTGAAAAACTACAACGTCACTGTTTACGCCTGGTGCGACTCTACCATTGTTTTGGCTTGGCTCTCGCA
This genomic interval carries:
- the LOC123258267 gene encoding uncharacterized protein LOC123258267, whose protein sequence is MEQLKRLKGVRGRLKSSLTKLLHTAENSSASIGVDAVEVLLVRLDKVWNDFELAGDDLSVLDDVEGWVDPADDYDEYEAKYTKALQQQQEFFERLGATSTPTQADAAAPVRETELPKIHIKPFGGIYKEWPAFKALYISTVHSKQHLGKIQKYHYLKSFLVDEAASLVRHLPISETAYDNAWERLNERYDRPRQIIHNLLDTFMELPSTNNGEVSILRSISDGANEVIRALDSIGHMDRDCWVIHLLLNKIDPESRRKWVDASRASNSPKVEEFFKFLDARCEEFELCQSDPVPRQGGNNKKTSRAMVTAALTKCVNCNADGHQLSKCPQFIGLSIDQRRSFVRHKSLCFNCLKPGHRSSNCSSKYNCQQCGSRHHTLIHTHAMQTNEGQITSTSSSDHKDPDTTSVTASHMSQALLTPTLLSHGQVGRTCTLLTALVHIRNSQGTYTNCRVLLDTGSELSYVSERCIKALGLSRVPGRILISGISSNKADTTRGFSTLTIKSRVSDHSLQVKAHILGKITSTLARENIDASALEIFNGIPLADTEFNSASPIDVLLGTDSVWAILTGNRKLDAQGNIIAISTIFGWVITSIAYQNPSITTSFLSTVDIHATLQRFWEIEDSQITTHHDPENVKVGEHFQTTHSRYSKGRYTVELPFKDADPQFTLQGATQRFASVERRLHRDADLHSRYVKFMQEYISLGHMRQMNPDEILTNDGRVFYMPHHPVLGKKLRVVFDGSFQDSSGQSLNDTLNVGPSIQRNLFDVCVRFRLHKYVFTADIIKMFRQIWINKHHRNYQRIVWREHPSAPLLHYQLCTVTYGTACAPFLAVRVLEQLARDYQHLYPTAARILLEDFYVDDVLTGADTEEKLLQYKQELIQLMSCAQLELGKWISNSNRVVDPETTITNNTSYSPLETTNKVLGIHWQPHTDTLAYKVSLPSEGKITKRQVLSDVSRIFDPLGLLAPVVIQFKILFQELWVLNLDWDSPLPLSLEDWYLKCKNDINTLNELEVPRYIGNSTDTIELHAFSDASIKAYAAAVYSRVTLPDGNIQVTLIAAKTRVAPLKTQSLPRLELCGALLLSRLINSVKAALKNYNVTVYAWCDSTIVLAWLSHIPAKLKTFVANRTAEILSIIPRDHWQHVKSDDNPADCASRGMLAADLVNHNLWCKGPHWLYSTEAEWVKTPSTPHSSFISDEQVQAEVKGSAFTTMRTYNTETSLLDELIDRVSSWPKLLRILAYVLKFIRRTRRKSNTATLTLEEIHDARILYLRHAQDEFQADYKRLLNQQDLGNKSKLRTLSPQIDKHGLLRVGGCLGNSELPADVQHPIIMPKSHRITKLILEHEHRIHLHPGVSALFVIARQRYWVFGARNLIRKITHDCLKCFRQRQHTSHQFMSDPPSVRVRQAFPFANTGCDYAGPITLKVHKGRNPRKEKGYICLFVCLATSALHLELATDLTTDTFLAALRRFISRRGKCSQMYSDNGRNFVGAKRVLNEMQTLLKPDEHNNTVLKALADEGINWNFIPPHAPHWGGKWESAVRSVKLHLHRVIGKNVLTFEKMHTLLAQIEAVVNSRPLFSTSDTEVNYLSPAHFLIGRPYTTVPEGDLSNVPINRLDYWQQTQAMLQGFSKQWHMEYLTSLQHRPKWMNKSVNMAKDDIVLLKDSHTPPAAWPLGRVIETYPGKDGMVRAVRLRTPTGETTRPIVKLALLPNSETVFQGRPGC